A part of Astatotilapia calliptera chromosome 15, fAstCal1.2, whole genome shotgun sequence genomic DNA contains:
- the tram2 gene encoding translocating chain-associated membrane protein 2 — MAFRRRNKSYPFFSQEFLIQNHADIVFGLVIFILIGLMFEATAKTAILFIQPQYNVTTLSSEGEVTLYHYGWKDCATILFYFFIAIILHAVVQEYLLDKVNRRLHLSKSKNTKFNESGQLCVFHLVSSVWSFYILITEGYLLHPSTLWENYPHVHLRFQVKFFYLTQLAYWLHALPELYFQKVRKEEISRQLQYICLYLLHISAAYLLNLSRVGLVLLFLQYVSELGFHIARLLYFTDENHQKMFDLWAVSFVFTRMSTLTLMFLAVGFGLARSEYQGLDLEMGNFNTVLIRMTVLLLVCLTQSWLLWKFIRFQLRRWREFRHEQAVRKKSAAKQPLRPLKRDSLGHHENGVLKAENGASPRTKKLKSP, encoded by the exons ATGGCATTTCGCCGAAGAAATAAGAGCTATCCTTTCTTCAGCCAGGAGTTCTTAATTCAAAACCATGCTGACATCGTATTCGGTTTGGTGATTTTCATTCTGATTGGACTGATGTTTGAG GCAACAGCAAAGACGGCCATACTGTTCATTCAGCCTCAGTACAACGTCACCACGTTGTCGTCAG aggGAGAGGTGACGTTGTACCATTACGGATGGAAGGACTGTGCCACCATCCTGTTCTATTTCTTCATCGCCATCATCCTCCACGCAGTAGTGCAGGAATATCTTCTGGAT AAAGTGAACAGACGTCTTCACCTCTCCAAGAGCAAGAACACCAAGTTTAATGAGTCGGGTCAACTTTGCGTGTTTCACTTGGTGTCTAGTGTGTGGAGTTTCTACATCCTCATTACA GAAGGATATCTCCTGCATCCCAGCACCCTTTGGGAGAACTATCCTCATGTACATCTCag GTTTCAGGTGAAGTTTTTCTACCTCACTCAGCTTGCCTACTGGCTCCATGCCTTGCCAGAGCTCTACTTCCAGAAAGTCCGCAAG GAGGAGATTTCTCGCCAGCTCCAGTACATCTGCCTGTATTTGCTCCACATCTCTGCAGCCTATTTGTTAAA TTTAAGTCGTGTGGGTCTGgtactcctcttcctgcagTACGTGTCAGAGTTGGGCTTCCACATCGCCAGACTCCTGTATTTCACTGATGAGAACCACCAGAAAAT GTTTGATCTGTGGGCGGTCAGCTTCGTGTTTACGCGGATGTCTACGCTGACCCTGATGTTCCTGGCAGTGGGGTTTGGTTTGGCTCGTTCTGAGTATCAGGGGCTGGACCTGGAGATGGGGAACTTCAACACTGTGTTGATAAG GATGACCGTTCTACTGTTGGTATGTTTAACTCAATCGTGGCTACTCTGGAAGTTTATTCGCTTCCAGCTGAGGCGCTGGAGGGAGTTCAGACACGAGCAGGCTGTTCGCAAGAAGTCTGCTGCAAAACAACCCCTAAGGCCACTAAAAAGAGATTCAC TTGGTCACCATGAAAATGGAGTTCTTAAAGCTGAGAACGGAGCCTCTCCTCGGACAAAGAAACTCAAATCACCTTAA
- the xkr5a gene encoding XK-related protein 5a, translated as MINAAGAVARRIPSAARRSGCWIAWCQAVLLAVSGLVIVAERSALIYCIGFYLWNEETQWAGLTLGLFLPGTAVQLLSVKWYYDDGDDRRCYLSVIHILHLGIFKRLWDCMRSVLRMQGSVADLGAAVMQQADVAALWLLEALVLTLPQSLLQAYIVVSTDVGIASPVAYCCGLCVLSIAWALVLYSRACCLIRPGHLAMPPAALLCQLVWRACMLGARVTCLTFFARVFNWWVCGVAGFHWLTASFWLVSQQPDICTGPWCWRAFNGVMGLIHVFLFLNIKDGPSRFRMASFYAFMLVENATLLLAASDFLSEASWDSMTLPTTVLCGFLLGATSLVLYYRFLHPKSTEISQGTNHNHMGSTCIEQGESSFSLGDKSLPAHSIQNHGSFSLSGVAGSLLEHPGNCGGRPNSSCPCYHHHWLLIRLALKTGDLGKINRAYGAGGAAAVLDIEEYNQEFKSNEGITITAGGSCEGVSTSESQGKGLAPLSDCKDEFQSVSEPTSTEQPEEDDSLEMESPMESPTSDFKRSSPEGKSMFGDSPEPYFCPTESSSTLYFSADPQSPSSASNPRLDRDLGALEQGVRLNSIPSDPALHRDVRGLMGRVGPRCISTPKLDSGVLDSPSSVPHLKGPRKQLILSRRDEDENF; from the exons ATGATAAACGCCGCAGGAGCGGTCGCCCGCAGGATACCGTCGGCGGCGCGGCGGAGCGGGTGCTGGATAGCGTGGTGCCAGGCGGTCCTGCTCGCCGTGTCGGGGCTGGTTATTGTGGCCGAACGGAGCGCTC tgatctACTGTATAGGGTTTTACCTTTGGAATGAGGAGACACAGTGGGCAGGCCTCACACTTGGCCTCTTTCTACCGGGGACAGCAGTTCAGCTGCTAAGTGTGAAGTGGTActatgatgatggtgatgacagGCGATGCTACCTCTCTGTTATACACATCCTGCACTTGGGCATTTTCAAAAG GTTGTGGGACTGCATGAGGTCTGTGCTGCGCATGCAGGGCTCAGTGGCTGATCTGGGAGCTGCTGTTATGCAGCAGGCAGATGTTGCTGCCCTTTGGCTGCTGGAAGCCCTTGTCCTCACGCTGCCTCAGAGCCTGCTGCAGGCGTACATCGTGGTGTCTACTGATGTGGGCATCGCATCACCAG TGGCGTATTGCTGTGGCTTGTGTGTGCTGTCTATTGCGTGGGCCCTGGTGCTGTACAGCCGAGCCTGCTGTCTGATAAGACCAGGCCACCTGGCCATGCCTCCAGCAGCCCTGCTGTGCCAGCTGGTGTGGAGGGCATGCATGCTGGGTGCCAGGGTGACCTGCCTCACATTCTTTGCCAGGGTTTTTAATTGGTGGGTTTGTGGAGTAGCAG GTTTTCACTGGCTCACGGCCTCCTTTTGGCTGGTATCACAGCAACCAGACATCTGCACCGGCCCCTGGTGTTGGCGTGCTTTTAATGGCGTCATGGGGCTCATCCacgtcttcctcttcctcaacATCAAAGATGGACCCTCGCGCTTCCGCATGGCCAGTTTTTATGCA TTCATGCTTGTAGAGAACGCCACTCTGCTGCTGGCCGCCTCTGACTTCCTGAGCGAAGCATCATGGGACAGCATGACCCTTCCCACCACTGTGCTGTGTGGCTTTCTCCTCG GTGCTACCTCTCTTGTCCTATACTACCGGTTCCTGCACCCCAAGTCCACAGAGATCTCCCAGGGAACAAACCACAACCACATGGGCAGTACATGCATAGAACAAGGGGAGTCCTCCTTCTCTCTTGGGGACAAAAGTTTGCCAGCTCATTCTATTCAAAACCATGGCAGCTTCTCCCTCTCAGGTGTTGCTGGTTCTCTGCTGGAGCATCCAGGGAACTGTGGGGGCAGGCCTAACAGCTCCTGTCCGTGTTACCACCACCACTGGCTCTTGATCCGCCTTGCTCTGAAAACAGGAGATCTTGGTAAAATCAACAGGGCGTATGGGGCTGGGGGAGCAGCGGCCGTACTAGACATAGAGGAGTACAACCAAGAATTTAAAAGTAACGAGGGCATCACAATTACAGCTGGAGGAAGCTGTGAGGGTGTCTCCACCTCCGAGTCTCAGGGGAAAGGTCTGGCACCCCTCTCGGACTGTAAAGACGAGTTCCAGAGCGTAAGCGAACCCACGTCGACTGAACAACCGGAAGAAGACGACAGTCTGGAGATGGAGAGCCCGATGGAGTCGCCCACATCGGATTTCAAACGCAGCTCACCAGAGGGTAAATCAATGTTTGGAGACAGCCCAGAGCCCTATTTCTGCCCTACAGAATCAAGTTCAACCTTATACTTCAGCGCCGATCCCCAATCTCCAAGCAGCGCCAGTAACCCCCGTTTGGACCGGGACCTTGGGGCTCTGGAGCAAGGCGTTCGCCTCAACTCAATCCCTAGTGATCCAGCCCTTCACAGAGATGTCCGTGGACTCATGGGCCGGGTTGGACCACGATGTATTTCCACCCCTAAATTGGACTCAGGGGTGTTAGACTCCCCTTCCAGTGTCCCTCATCTTAAAGGTCCAAGAAAGCAGCTCATATTATCCCGAAGGGATGAGGATGAAAACTTTTAG
- the eva1aa gene encoding protein eva-1 homolog A isoform X3 — MNPIINSTSSGNMALISNALAAYTYISDHPERAALFFVCGVCLGLFLTLFALVVQISCRTDCQPRQRPPAKKRPRPPDSSSDSSDSDSDWDTTSDLSARRHRRFERTLNMNVFTSAEELERAQRLEERERIIREIWMNGQPDIPGTRSLNRYY, encoded by the exons ATGAATCCCATCATCAACTCAACATCGAGTGGCAACATGGCCCTCATTAGTAACGCATTGGCAGCCTACACTTACATATCAG ATCACCCAGAGAGGGCTGCACTATTCTTTGTCTGTGGTGTGTGTTTGGGCCTCTTCCTCACCCTCTTCGCCCTGGTAGTACAGATCTCCTGTCGCACCGACTGCCAGCCCCGCCAGCGGCCTCCCGCCAAGAAACGACCGCGTCCTCCCGACTCATCCTCCGATTCCAGCGACTCGGACTCAGACTGGGACACCACCTCAGATCTGTCGGCGCGGAGACACCGGCGCTTTGAGCGTACGCTCAACATGAACGTGTTCACGTCGGCGGAGGAGCTGGAAAGAGCGCAGAGGCTTGAGGAAAGGGAGCGAATCATCCGGGAGATCTGGATGAACGGACAGCCGGACATCCCAGGGACACGGAGCCTCAATCGGTATTACTGA
- the efhc1 gene encoding EF-hand domain-containing protein 1 gives MSYTGNSHGLPFLPGYTFRDVTKSAFHRPQTLSYRNGYALPRRPTVGIGNDPLLSEQLTQQEISELAFETPDLTYCAFGKRVHEDFIPAHVALDKKALRYYGYFMEAILYSPEEQYRVRPVVIYYYLEDDSICIIEPTVENSGIPQGKRIKRHQLPKNERGEHYHWKDLNLGMDLDVYGVKYRITQCDTFTKEFMESEGMIVNDPEPMPADPYIIRRENPPPCHTTPSTFDNLHKFLNMDRKVLRFFTLWDDADSLYGESRPVTIHYYLVDDTVEVAEVHQPNSGLDPFPILMRRQRLPKKIKSENFPSAVMEVSKQEVDEYYSPKDFQVGQRMKLLGRNFLLYDCDGFTKEYYQKNHPEMEMKSIEIPKKVDMPQDWKKIVPPYNGFGSLEDSLQNCLRLIPEPPKVNVVKMLENDHKVLRYSARLDSQNPEDEDRRFILSYFLSNDMISIFEKTTRNSGVIGGKFLEKSRVPKPGSTVDKPAYYSPADFAIGATVEVFGHRFVLTDADHYVLKYLESNWSDIPSKTLDSLRQKLGVEILTTQPPDQDGKDYTSHLD, from the exons ATGTCTTATACCGGGAACAGCCACGGACTACCATTTTTACCGGGATATACATTTCGAGATGTGACG AAGTCAGCCTTCCATCGACCCCAAACTCTGAGCTATAGGAATGGCTATGCTCTGCCCCGACGTCCCACTGTGGGCATTGGCAACGACCCTCTTTTATCAGAGCAGCTCACTCAACAAGAGATTAGTGAGTTAGCCTTCGAGACACCTGACCTTACTTATTGCGCCTTTGGTAAAAGAGTACATGAAGACTTCATCCCTGCTCATGTGGCCCTTGACAAGAAG GCGCTGCGCTACTATGGATATTTTATGGAGGCTATCTTGTATTCTCCTGAAGAGCAGTACCGTGTGCGCCCTGTGGTAATTTACTATTACCTAGAGGATGACAGCATTTGCATCATCGAGCCCACAGTAGAGAACTCTGGGATACCACAGGGAAAGCGGATCAAACGCCACCAGTTGCCCAAGAATGAACGTGGAGAGCATTACCATTGGAAAGATCTCAACCTTGGTATGGACCTGGACGTGTATGGGGTCAAATACCGCATCACCCAGTGTGATACCTTTACTAAG GAATTCATGGAAAGTGAAGGCATGATTGTAAATGACCCTGAGCCAATGCCAGCGGATCCTTACATCATCCGTCGTGAAAACCCTCCACCGTGTCACACTACACCTTCCACATTTGATAATTTGCACAAGTTTCTCAACATGGACCGCAAG GTGTTACGTTTCTTCACTCTGTGGGATGATGCTGACTCTCTGTATGGGGAGTCCAGGCCTGTTACCATTCACTATTACCTGGTGGATGATACAGTGGAGGTCGCAGAGGTCCACCAACCGAACAGCGGCCTGGATCCCTTCCCCATCCTGATGCGGAGGCAGAGACTACCCAAAAAGATCAAATCAG AGAACTTCCCCAGCGCAGTGATGGAGGTCTCAAAGCAAGAGGTGGATGAGTATTACTCCCCAAAAGACTTCCAGGTGGGTCAAAGGATGAAACTACTGGGGCGCAACTTCCTGCTTTATGACTGTGATGGCTTCACTAAAGAATATTACCAGAAGAACCACCCGGAAATGGAGATGAAGTCCATAGAGATACCAAAGAAGGTTGATATGCCTCAAGACTGGAAGAAG ATAGTTCCTCCCTACAATGGTTTTGGTTCACTTGAGGATTCTCTTCAGAATTGTTTGCGTCTGATTCCCGAGCCTCCCAAAGTGAACGTGGTAAAGATGCTAGAGAACGACCATAAAGTGTTGCGCTACAGTGCCAGACTG GACTCCCAGAATCCTGAAGATGAAGACCGCCGTTTCATCCTGTCCTACTTCCTGTCCAATGACATGATCAGCATTTTTGAAAAGACCACACGCAACTCTGGTGTCATTGGTGGAAAATTTCTGGAAAAGTCTCGTGTCCCCAAGCCAGGCTCTACTGTAGACAAACCTGCGTACTACTCACCTGCAGACTTCGCTATCGGGGCCACTGTGGAAG TTTTTGGTCACCGCTTTGTGTTGACTGATGCCGACCACTATGTGCTCAAATACTTGGAGTCTAACTGGAGTGACATCCCTTCCAAGACGCTGGATTCTTTGCGGCAGAAGCTGGGTGTGGAAATTCTAACTACCCAGCCACCTGACCAAGATGGGAAAGACTATACCAGCCATTTAGACTAA